A window of the Lactuca sativa cultivar Salinas chromosome 7, Lsat_Salinas_v11, whole genome shotgun sequence genome harbors these coding sequences:
- the LOC128127121 gene encoding uncharacterized protein LOC128127121 produces the protein MNKLSRLSDLLKGLPNIISQNAKFMVITTSVFLIHYSIPFILPTSCAKFMDLSFKLYTLVYAHPHTTEYNELLIAIREDIDIFLTIETFNSVFYFFVAQITIIVIASSDYRGSTLSLKEFMIKVSRKWTRPFFTSFYVKLLPLGYTSFFFLPRLIPSLLLLDHPVILITILLFLAYFFIKLNLYLSIVWSLSVVVSVFKDTDELSAVGNAREVASARG, from the coding sequence atgaACAAGCTTTCTCGTCTTTCTGATCTTCTGAAAGGACTACCAAATATTATTTCTCAAAATGCAAAGTTTATGGTCATCACAACCTCCGTTTTCCTAATCCACTACTCCATTCCCTTCATCTTACCCACTTCTTGTGCAAAATTCATGGATTTGAGCTTCAAACTTTACACTTTAGTCTATGCCCATCCCCATACTACCGAGTACAACGAACTCTTGATTGCTATCCGAGAAGATATCGACATCTTTCTAACAATCGAAACTTTTAATTCCGTTTTCTACTTTTTTGTTGCCCAAATCACCATAATTGTTATTGCATCAAGCGACTATAGGGGTAGTACCTTGTCTCTCAAAGAATTTATGATCAAGGTATCAAGAAAATGGACTAGACCCTTTTTCACTTCGTTCTATGTAAAACTTCTTCCCCTGGGTTACACGAGTTTCTTCTTCTTGCCACGTTTGATTCCATCACTTTTACTTCTTGACCATCCTGTCATTCTGATCACGATCCTCCTTTTCCTTGCTTATTTTTTCATTAAATTGAATCTTTATCTATCTATTGTTTGGAGTCTGTCTGTAGTTGTTTCTGTGTTTAAGGATACTGATGAGCTTTCAGCAGTAGGGAATGCTAGAGAAGTTGCAAGCGCAAGAGGGTAG